A single Tachypleus tridentatus isolate NWPU-2018 chromosome 9, ASM421037v1, whole genome shotgun sequence DNA region contains:
- the LOC143225887 gene encoding GTP-binding protein Di-Ras2-like gives MSDDSEYRVRLVVLGGGGVGKSAIVKRFLSNTFSEKHKPTVEDLHYKEFDFGTMTLKVDLLDTAGDLQFPAMRRLSIANAQAFLIVYSIDNISSVGIMKQCFEEIREQRADFQEIPVIFVGNKSDLSSEKREVPKEDVAEWIFCDLPRLRTKLMECSAKDNVNIKELFKGFLHLAKIPLLTETGLRRRSSAHIPGGKSKLLNTLSPHVEMPEGAEGQRSKPRSRSLIRRSSKKTSSKLKDNPSSEPDDCTVS, from the coding sequence ATGAGTGACGACAGTGAATATCGAGTTCGGTTGGTTGTCCTAGGAGGTGGTGGGGTTGGTAAGTCTGCTATTGTTAAAAGATTTTTATCTAACACATTTTCTGAGAAACACAAACCCACAGTTGAGGACCTTCATTACAAGGAGTTCGACTTTGGAACTATGACCTTGAAAGTGGACTTGCTGGACACGGCAGGAGATCTTCAGTTTCCTGCAATGAGACGGTTATCCATCGCTAATGCCCAAGCATTCCTCATCGTTTACAGTATCGATAATATATCTTCTGTTGGCATTATGAAACAATGTTTCGAAGAGATTCGCGAGCAACGGGCAGACTTTCAAGAGATTCCTGTGATATTTGTAGGAAATAAATCTGACCTGTCATCAGAAAAAAGAGAAGTTCCCAAAGAGGACGTTGCCGAATGGATCTTCTGTGATCTTCCTCGACTTAGAACCAAACTGATGGAGTGTTCCGCTAAAGACAACGTAAATATCAAAGAACTGTTCAAAGGATTTCTTCACTTGGCCAAAATCCCACTTCTTACAGAAACTGGACTGAGGCGTCGTTCCAGCGCTCATATTCCAGGAGGAAAGTCGAAGCTATTGAATACTCTTAGTCCACATGTAGAAATGCCAGAGGGCGCTGAAGGTCAGCGATCAAAGCCACGCAGTCGTAGCCTGATACGCCGTTCTAGCAAGAAAACTTCTTCAAAATTGAAAGACAACCCTTCTAGTGAGCCTGATGACTGTACAGTATCTTAA